A window of the Anaerolineae bacterium genome harbors these coding sequences:
- a CDS encoding flippase-like domain-containing protein: protein MRRWLLVVLGLVFSGFFLYLGFRGLDPLRLWEAIRTIEVGWLLPATAVYFLAAYIITWRWYYLLRPVRDVHPHRLFPLVIVGYTGNNIYPFRIGEVIRAYLLNRQTGANIPATLTTILVERVFDGITMLAFVFAALLFVEFDAPGIRSGVMILTAAFVVALLAFFALALRPALTRRLVVVLIDRLFPARLAEPMLALADNLLSGLEALRSPRDLILTFLASLLSWMVEASTYWIVLHAFPFRASFFVVLLMVGLGNLATILPTTPGYIGTFHGIVALVLVAFGVEQASAAAYAVVMHAVIWLPVTVAGVVTLLHLGLGWRDFARARQAVAAARHDIP, encoded by the coding sequence ATGCGACGCTGGTTACTAGTGGTACTGGGGCTGGTCTTTAGCGGGTTCTTTCTGTATCTGGGCTTTCGCGGCCTGGACCCCCTCCGGCTATGGGAAGCGATCCGCACGATTGAAGTAGGCTGGCTCCTGCCGGCGACCGCCGTCTACTTCCTGGCAGCTTATATTATCACCTGGCGCTGGTACTACCTGTTGCGCCCGGTGCGCGATGTCCACCCGCACCGCCTGTTCCCGCTGGTGATCGTCGGCTATACCGGTAACAACATCTACCCCTTTCGCATCGGCGAGGTGATCCGCGCCTACCTGCTCAACCGCCAGACCGGGGCCAACATCCCGGCGACCCTGACCACGATCCTGGTCGAACGCGTTTTTGATGGGATCACGATGCTGGCTTTTGTCTTCGCCGCGCTGCTGTTTGTGGAGTTTGATGCCCCCGGCATCCGCTCCGGCGTTATGATCCTGACGGCGGCATTTGTGGTGGCGCTGCTGGCCTTCTTTGCGCTGGCCTTGCGCCCGGCGCTGACCCGTCGTCTGGTGGTAGTGCTGATCGACCGCCTGTTTCCTGCGCGACTGGCTGAGCCGATGCTGGCCCTGGCTGATAACCTGTTGTCCGGTTTGGAGGCGTTGCGCAGCCCGCGTGATCTCATCCTGACCTTTCTGGCCTCGCTGCTAAGCTGGATGGTGGAGGCCAGCACATACTGGATTGTCCTGCATGCCTTCCCCTTCCGGGCCAGCTTTTTCGTCGTGTTGCTGATGGTCGGGCTGGGTAACCTGGCAACCATCCTGCCGACTACACCCGGTTACATCGGCACATTTCACGGAATTGTCGCCCTGGTACTGGTGGCCTTCGGTGTGGAGCAGGCCAGCGCGGCAGCGTATGCGGTGGTCATGCACGCGGTCATCTGGCTGCCGGTGACGGTCGCCGGCGTGGTCACCCTGCTGCATCTGGGGCTGGGCTGGCGAGACTTCGCCCGCGCCCGGCAGGCTGTGGCCGCCGCCCGCCATGACATTCC